A genomic segment from Candidatus Viadribacter manganicus encodes:
- the fliP gene encoding flagellar type III secretion system pore protein FliP (The bacterial flagellar biogenesis protein FliP forms a type III secretion system (T3SS)-type pore required for flagellar assembly.) — MSVGAGVAYAAATDPTLAINLGTGDGLTSRVLQLAALITVLSLAPSIIIMTTSFVRIVVVLSLLRTAIGLQQAPPNVVIVSLSLFLTAFVMQPVWNDAYQAGIGPVMTEEMPLDEAFPRIVAPLKTFMASQTREDDLALFIDMARLETPPASAEETPLRIMAPAFMISELRRSFEIGFMLFIPFVIIDLVVASLLMAMGMMMMPPVTVSLPFKLIFFVLVDGWRLVAGSLIESFSAGAPPGG; from the coding sequence ATGTCGGTGGGGGCAGGCGTCGCCTATGCGGCGGCAACTGATCCGACGTTGGCGATCAATCTCGGCACCGGCGATGGGCTGACCTCGCGGGTTCTCCAGCTCGCCGCTTTGATCACGGTGCTCTCGCTTGCACCTTCGATCATTATCATGACGACCAGCTTCGTCCGCATCGTCGTCGTGCTCTCCTTGCTCCGCACCGCCATCGGCCTACAGCAGGCGCCGCCAAACGTGGTGATCGTGTCGCTCTCGCTGTTCTTGACCGCATTTGTTATGCAGCCGGTGTGGAACGACGCCTACCAGGCCGGCATCGGCCCGGTCATGACCGAGGAAATGCCGCTAGACGAGGCGTTTCCGCGCATCGTCGCGCCGCTCAAAACGTTCATGGCAAGCCAGACCCGCGAAGACGATCTGGCGCTCTTCATCGACATGGCGCGGCTCGAAACGCCGCCGGCCAGCGCCGAGGAAACGCCGCTGCGGATCATGGCGCCCGCGTTCATGATTTCGGAGCTCAGGCGATCGTTCGAGATCGGCTTCATGCTGTTTATCCCCTTCGTGATCATCGACCTTGTGGTCGCTTCACTGCTCATGGCGATGGGGATGATGATGATGCCGCCAGTGACGGTGAGCTTGCCGTTTAAGCTGATCTTCTTCGTGCTGGTCGATGGCTGGCGCTTGGTGGCCGGCAGCTTGATCGAAAGCTTCAGCGCCGGCGCGCCGCCGGGCGGGTAG
- a CDS encoding FliO/MopB family protein, whose amino-acid sequence MDLLDWARALFALVATLALIVGAAYAARRLGMLQPGGPALKRMRITETLLIDTRRRMVIVRVDDREHVLLLGPAGDVVVGDMAAKQAPPVETTT is encoded by the coding sequence GTGGATCTGTTGGATTGGGCGCGGGCGCTGTTTGCGCTTGTTGCAACTTTGGCGCTGATCGTTGGTGCGGCCTATGCCGCGCGGCGGCTCGGCATGCTTCAGCCCGGCGGCCCGGCGCTGAAACGCATGCGGATCACCGAAACGCTCCTCATCGATACCCGCCGCCGCATGGTGATCGTGCGCGTCGATGATCGCGAACACGTGCTGCTGCTTGGACCCGCCGGCGATGTGGTGGTGGGGGACATGGCGGCCAAGCAAGCCCCACCTGTGGAGACGACGACGTGA
- the flgB gene encoding flagellar basal body rod protein FlgB — protein sequence MDLANTPFFGLLRARLDNLSERQRLISENIANASTPGYRPRDVDTSGFERMVAAASSGHGGVTIARTNAGHMSPNGAGSGGANIITRDDSETTIDGNAVVLEEQMARAAQTRMDFETGIALYQKGLELVRLAARAPGR from the coding sequence GTGGACCTCGCCAACACGCCTTTCTTCGGATTACTTCGCGCGCGGCTCGATAATCTCAGCGAGCGCCAGCGGCTGATCTCGGAAAACATCGCCAACGCCTCGACGCCCGGCTACCGGCCGCGCGATGTCGACACCAGCGGCTTCGAGCGCATGGTTGCGGCCGCATCGAGCGGACACGGCGGCGTCACCATAGCGCGAACCAACGCGGGCCACATGTCGCCGAACGGCGCCGGCTCTGGCGGCGCAAACATCATCACCCGCGACGACAGCGAAACCACGATCGACGGCAACGCAGTCGTGCTCGAAGAGCAGATGGCGCGCGCCGCACAAACGCGGATGGATTTCGAGACCGGCATCGCGCTCTACCAAAAGGGCCTTGAGCTCGTGCGCCTCGCGGCGCGTGCGCCGGGGAGATAA
- the flgC gene encoding flagellar basal body rod protein FlgC, producing the protein MTDINAAISAAASGMRAQTVRMRIAAENVANANSSGTNPNEEPFRRRIPLLESTTLTTGARGVEVEGTVYDMTAFREEYNPSHPAADERGYVRLPNVDTLVEMMDMREATRAYEANLNMIESARTMTSRALDLLRR; encoded by the coding sequence ATGACAGACATCAACGCCGCCATCAGCGCCGCCGCATCCGGCATGCGCGCACAAACAGTGCGCATGCGGATCGCGGCCGAGAACGTCGCCAACGCCAACTCATCGGGCACGAACCCGAACGAGGAACCTTTCCGGCGCCGCATTCCACTGCTTGAGAGCACCACGCTCACAACTGGCGCGCGCGGCGTTGAAGTGGAAGGCACGGTCTATGACATGACCGCGTTCCGTGAGGAATATAACCCCTCCCACCCGGCCGCGGATGAGCGCGGCTATGTGCGGCTGCCGAATGTCGACACGCTCGTTGAGATGATGGACATGCGCGAAGCGACGCGGGCGTACGAAGCGAATTTGAACATGATTGAATCGGCCCGCACGATGACCTCGCGCGCGCTCGATCTTCTGCGGAGATAA
- a CDS encoding flagellar hook-basal body complex protein FliE, producing the protein MAIDPVSAARAYQQAAQAMQSGGATGGDAVDFGGLVQEAIRQAGAGASVAEQQGLAVASGQGDIVDVVTAIAAAETQLQTVIAVRDQVISAYQEILRMPI; encoded by the coding sequence ATGGCGATCGATCCAGTCTCAGCCGCGCGGGCCTATCAGCAAGCCGCGCAAGCGATGCAGAGCGGCGGCGCGACCGGCGGCGACGCCGTCGATTTCGGCGGCCTCGTCCAAGAAGCGATCCGCCAAGCCGGCGCAGGCGCGAGCGTTGCCGAACAGCAAGGCCTCGCTGTCGCCAGCGGTCAGGGCGACATCGTCGATGTCGTCACCGCAATCGCCGCTGCAGAAACCCAATTGCAGACCGTGATCGCCGTGCGCGACCAGGTGATCTCCGCCTATCAAGAAATTCTGCGGATGCCGATTTAG
- a CDS encoding Hsp70 family protein, translated as MTQSIGLDFGTTNTVATMINAEDAAEAMHFAHAGEAFDAFRSVLCFWQTQDETSNRTNVEAGPWAVDQFLELAGDCRFIQSFKTFAASPLFSDTLIFNRRLKFEDLLASFLRQVRAHAGAEFPKRIVIGRPVKFAGAAPDEALARARYEAALRAVGFEEIHHVYEPVAAAYFFAQRLNSEATILVADFGGGTSDFSVVRFSRGPNGLDYKPLSHTGVGIAGDAFDYRIIDNVVARAFGKGSEYKSWDKILPVPNGYFTKFSRWNELSIMRHSRDYRDLQQLVRSSLDPDRIRAFIAFLDADAGYAMNRAVSAAKMQLSSADEGTLSLHVAGVDIERKIKRSEFEKWIAPELEDIGATVDRALAEAGITETGIDRVFLTGGSSFVPAVRAQFESRFGAAKIETGDQLVSIAYGLALIAGDGDVSRWTT; from the coding sequence ATGACCCAATCCATCGGCCTCGACTTCGGCACCACCAACACCGTCGCAACCATGATCAATGCAGAGGACGCGGCCGAAGCGATGCATTTCGCTCACGCCGGCGAAGCCTTCGACGCGTTCCGCTCGGTGCTGTGCTTCTGGCAAACCCAGGACGAAACCTCCAACCGCACCAATGTAGAAGCCGGGCCATGGGCGGTGGATCAATTCCTCGAACTCGCAGGCGATTGCCGCTTCATCCAATCGTTCAAAACCTTCGCCGCCAGCCCGCTCTTTTCCGACACGCTCATTTTCAACCGCCGCCTCAAGTTCGAGGACCTGCTCGCAAGCTTTCTCCGCCAAGTGCGCGCGCATGCCGGCGCCGAATTTCCAAAGCGCATCGTCATTGGTCGGCCGGTGAAGTTCGCAGGCGCCGCGCCCGACGAAGCGCTCGCCCGCGCACGTTACGAAGCCGCGCTCCGCGCTGTCGGCTTTGAAGAAATCCACCACGTCTACGAGCCGGTCGCGGCCGCGTACTTCTTCGCCCAGCGCCTCAACAGCGAAGCCACCATCCTCGTTGCGGATTTCGGCGGCGGCACCAGCGACTTCTCCGTCGTGCGCTTCTCGCGCGGACCGAACGGTCTCGACTACAAACCGCTCTCCCACACCGGCGTCGGCATAGCCGGCGACGCCTTCGACTATCGCATCATCGACAACGTGGTCGCCCGCGCCTTCGGCAAGGGCAGCGAATACAAGAGCTGGGACAAAATCCTCCCTGTGCCCAACGGCTACTTCACCAAGTTCAGCCGCTGGAACGAGCTTTCGATCATGCGCCACAGCCGCGACTATCGCGATCTGCAACAGCTCGTGCGCTCCAGCCTCGATCCAGATCGCATCCGCGCCTTCATCGCCTTCCTCGACGCTGACGCCGGCTACGCCATGAACCGCGCCGTCTCCGCCGCGAAGATGCAACTCTCCAGCGCCGATGAAGGCACGCTTTCCCTGCACGTCGCCGGCGTCGATATCGAGCGCAAGATCAAACGCAGCGAGTTCGAAAAGTGGATCGCGCCTGAGCTCGAAGATATCGGCGCCACCGTCGATCGCGCCTTGGCCGAAGCCGGCATCACCGAAACCGGCATCGACCGCGTGTTCCTCACCGGCGGCTCATCTTTTGTTCCCGCCGTCCGCGCCCAGTTCGAAAGCCGCTTCGGCGCGGCCAAGATCGAAACCGGCGATCAACTCGTCTCTATCGCTTACGGCCTCGCGCTTATTGCAGGCGACGGCGATGTCAGCCGCTGGACGACTTAA
- the dxs gene encoding 1-deoxy-D-xylulose-5-phosphate synthase, producing MALPNTPLLDQIKLPADLRKLEGSQLAQVCEELRAEMISAVSQTGGHLGAGLGVVELTVALHYVFNTPTDKVIWDVGHQAYPHKILTGRRDRIRTLRQGNGLSGFTKRAESEYDPFGAAHASTSISAGLGFAVARDKRGETSNVIAVIGDGSMSAGMAYEAMNNAAETTKRLIVILNDNDMSIAPPVGGMSTYLARLAATKTYRRIRKTAKNVASALGETVHDVGKKVEEYARTLVTGGTFFEELGFHYLGPFDGHDIDVLRRVLANAKEIDDRPVLIHVVTKKGKGYAPAENAADKYHGVTKFNVVTGEQSKGASAPSYTKVFAQALVREAEKDDKIVAITAAMPSGTGLDLFGSKFPERTFDVGIAEQHAVTFAAGLAADGMKPFCTIYSTFLQRGYDQVVHDVAIQKLPVRFAIDRAGLVGADGPTHAGSFDVGYLGALPGFIIMAAADGNDLSRMVATCAAIDDRPSAVRYPRGDAEGVMQADAAVPLEIGKGRILREGASVALLNFGARMSEADKAADKLGAMGLSTTLADARFAKPLDEDLIRRLAREHEVLLTIEEGSIGGFGAFVLHFLAADGLLDRGLKIRTLTLPDIFQDQDKPEAMYAAAGLDADAIANAALLALGRGVNEQRA from the coding sequence ATGGCGCTTCCGAACACCCCGCTTCTCGACCAGATCAAGCTCCCGGCCGATCTCCGGAAGCTTGAGGGCAGCCAGCTTGCCCAGGTCTGTGAGGAACTCCGCGCCGAAATGATCAGCGCCGTCAGCCAAACCGGCGGCCACCTCGGCGCCGGCCTCGGCGTCGTCGAACTCACCGTCGCGCTCCACTACGTCTTCAACACGCCGACCGACAAAGTCATCTGGGACGTCGGCCACCAAGCTTACCCGCACAAAATCCTGACCGGCCGCCGCGACCGCATCCGCACGCTGCGCCAGGGCAACGGCCTTTCCGGTTTCACCAAGCGCGCCGAGAGCGAATACGATCCCTTCGGCGCCGCGCACGCCTCGACCTCGATCAGCGCCGGGCTTGGCTTTGCCGTTGCGCGCGATAAACGCGGCGAGACCTCCAACGTCATCGCCGTGATCGGCGACGGCTCGATGTCGGCGGGCATGGCGTACGAAGCCATGAACAACGCGGCCGAGACCACCAAGCGGCTAATCGTGATCTTGAACGACAACGATATGTCGATTGCGCCTCCGGTTGGCGGCATGTCGACTTATCTGGCGCGTCTGGCCGCCACCAAAACCTATCGCCGCATTCGCAAGACCGCCAAGAATGTCGCCTCGGCGCTCGGCGAAACCGTCCACGACGTCGGCAAGAAGGTCGAAGAATACGCGCGCACGCTCGTCACCGGCGGCACTTTCTTTGAAGAGCTTGGCTTTCACTATCTCGGCCCGTTCGACGGTCACGACATCGACGTGCTGCGCCGCGTGCTCGCCAACGCCAAGGAGATTGATGATCGCCCGGTGCTGATCCACGTCGTCACCAAGAAGGGCAAGGGCTACGCGCCGGCGGAAAACGCCGCCGATAAATATCACGGCGTCACCAAATTCAACGTCGTCACCGGCGAGCAAAGCAAGGGCGCGTCGGCGCCGAGCTACACTAAAGTGTTCGCCCAGGCGCTGGTTCGCGAAGCCGAGAAGGACGACAAGATCGTCGCGATCACCGCAGCCATGCCTTCGGGCACCGGCCTTGATCTCTTTGGTTCGAAATTTCCCGAGCGCACCTTCGATGTCGGCATCGCCGAACAGCACGCGGTGACATTCGCGGCGGGCCTTGCCGCCGACGGCATGAAGCCGTTCTGCACCATTTATTCGACATTCCTGCAGCGCGGCTACGATCAGGTCGTCCACGACGTCGCCATTCAAAAGTTGCCGGTGCGCTTCGCGATCGATCGGGCTGGGCTCGTCGGCGCCGATGGCCCGACGCACGCAGGCTCTTTCGATGTCGGCTATCTCGGCGCGCTGCCGGGCTTCATCATCATGGCCGCAGCCGACGGCAACGATCTTTCGCGCATGGTAGCCACCTGCGCCGCGATCGACGATCGCCCGAGCGCCGTTCGCTATCCGCGCGGCGACGCTGAAGGCGTCATGCAGGCCGACGCCGCCGTCCCGCTCGAGATCGGCAAGGGCCGCATCCTCCGTGAAGGCGCCTCCGTTGCGTTGCTGAACTTCGGCGCCCGAATGAGCGAAGCCGACAAGGCGGCCGACAAACTAGGCGCCATGGGGCTTTCGACCACGCTCGCCGACGCCCGCTTTGCCAAGCCGCTCGACGAAGACCTCATCCGGCGCCTGGCGCGCGAGCACGAAGTGCTGCTCACCATCGAGGAGGGCTCGATCGGTGGCTTCGGCGCTTTTGTGCTGCATTTCCTCGCCGCCGACGGTTTGCTCGATCGCGGCCTCAAGATCCGCACACTGACGCTGCCCGACATCTTCCAGGACCAGGACAAGCCGGAAGCCATGTACGCCGCCGCCGGTCTCGACGCCGACGCCATCGCCAACGCCGCGCTGCTCGCCCTCGGCCGCGGCGTCAACGAACAGCGCGCTTGA
- a CDS encoding DUF2855 family protein, producing the protein MHELHISRRDLRDTKLVDVTLAPLADGAARLKLDLFALTSNNITYAAMGEGMLGYWDFFPAPEGFGKVPVWGFATVIESNAPEIAVGARYYGYYPLAETLDVVPKKTATGFIDAAPHRAAKAVLYNIYTDITADPGYDARFEPEQTLFRPLYGTGWWAADCVTQTQTRSVVLSSASSKTALATAHQLRNLGGVEVIGITSPGNEAYVRESGLYHRTVLYSDAPALKVHAPSTFVDFLGRRELTAAVHTALSYGLKRSIIIGVTDWEATRAPPSEPLPGPAPEFFFVPTYAAARLKADPQLGAAMQTDLRKFYPASHAFVDVRRISGADAIQATWARLAAGEIPPREGLVLSF; encoded by the coding sequence ATGCACGAACTTCACATCAGCAGGCGCGATCTGCGCGATACCAAGCTCGTGGATGTAACGCTCGCTCCACTCGCCGATGGCGCCGCGCGCCTCAAGCTCGATCTCTTCGCGCTGACCTCGAACAACATCACCTACGCGGCGATGGGCGAGGGCATGCTTGGCTATTGGGATTTCTTCCCGGCGCCTGAAGGCTTCGGCAAAGTGCCGGTCTGGGGTTTCGCCACCGTCATCGAAAGCAACGCGCCCGAGATCGCGGTAGGCGCGCGCTATTATGGCTATTACCCGCTCGCCGAGACGCTGGACGTCGTCCCAAAGAAAACCGCAACCGGCTTCATTGATGCTGCGCCGCACCGCGCCGCAAAAGCCGTGCTCTACAATATTTACACCGACATCACCGCCGATCCCGGCTACGACGCGCGCTTTGAGCCGGAGCAGACTCTCTTCCGCCCGCTCTACGGCACTGGCTGGTGGGCCGCCGATTGCGTGACGCAAACTCAAACGCGCAGCGTCGTGCTCTCAAGCGCGTCGTCAAAAACCGCGCTCGCCACCGCGCATCAATTGCGCAATCTGGGCGGCGTCGAAGTCATCGGCATAACATCTCCAGGCAATGAAGCCTATGTGCGTGAAAGCGGCCTCTATCATCGTACGGTGCTCTACAGCGATGCGCCGGCGCTCAAAGTCCACGCACCATCGACGTTCGTTGATTTTCTCGGCCGTCGCGAGCTCACCGCCGCCGTACACACCGCGTTGAGTTATGGCTTGAAGCGCAGCATCATTATCGGCGTCACTGATTGGGAAGCCACGCGCGCGCCGCCGAGCGAGCCTTTGCCGGGCCCGGCGCCTGAGTTCTTCTTCGTGCCGACTTACGCCGCCGCGCGTCTCAAGGCGGATCCGCAATTGGGCGCCGCGATGCAGACGGATCTGCGCAAATTCTATCCCGCATCGCATGCTTTCGTGGACGTGCGCCGCATCAGCGGCGCTGACGCTATCCAGGCCACTTGGGCGCGGCTCGCAGCCGGCGAAATTCCGCCGCGGGAAGGGCTGGTGCTGTCGTTTTAG
- a CDS encoding TlpA disulfide reductase family protein → MFQRRAFLIAGLAAATPAFGEASGVPLPPALDTLSDLPLETFAGAETTLGAHLNPGPTVISFWASWCAPCVDEAGYLSTIRHRYAPERLNMIGLNVELVANEEGVQRFLRQARPNYLQLRADMATYHAFGGDALQLSLPRLFVFDANGAPAAAFGAMNVQQTNRVIASVVRS, encoded by the coding sequence ATGTTCCAGCGCCGTGCGTTTCTTATCGCGGGCCTTGCAGCCGCCACGCCAGCTTTTGGGGAAGCCAGCGGCGTACCGTTGCCGCCTGCTCTCGATACCCTTTCGGATCTTCCACTGGAAACTTTCGCCGGCGCCGAAACCACACTCGGCGCGCATCTCAATCCGGGTCCTACCGTCATCAGCTTTTGGGCGTCGTGGTGCGCGCCTTGCGTCGATGAGGCGGGTTATCTCTCAACAATCCGCCATCGCTACGCGCCCGAACGGCTGAACATGATCGGCCTCAATGTCGAACTGGTCGCCAACGAAGAGGGCGTGCAGCGCTTCCTCCGCCAAGCGCGCCCGAACTATCTGCAGCTCCGCGCCGATATGGCGACGTATCACGCCTTCGGCGGCGATGCGCTGCAACTGAGCTTGCCGCGGCTTTTCGTGTTTGACGCGAACGGTGCGCCAGCGGCCGCCTTCGGCGCGATGAACGTGCAGCAAACCAATCGCGTCATCGCCAGCGTCGTGCGCTCCTAA
- a CDS encoding prolyl oligopeptidase family serine peptidase, with protein sequence MKIASLAQALGISLALTACASPGPTAPTAPQQTATAADPYLWLEDVEGERALAWVHQQNDRSLPVLENDPRYAARLEAALEVAQSRDRLPLGQVRGGYLYNFWQDPDHVRGIWRRARLDGYAANNPRWETVLDIDALAREENANWVYQSADCDPSGVRCMVSLSNGGLDASTDREFDLQTRRFVEGGFVVPEAKSNIGWLDRDTLLVATNWGEGSLTESGYPYVLKAWRRGTPLSSATEILRGEASDVSIAVATFEDESNDHIAIAVEGETFFETVFSLITPQGPQRLTLPRKSSIRDFSHDRLIVTIEQEWTIGGRTYPNGSLLAIPLATATSATPAIEVIFSPNARQSIEEVQATRDAVLVAGFDNVRGRLQRFTFANGQWTGAQIEVPPTGVVHIAGASTSDTRAFATFEDFLTPSTLYALNGARMRSVRSLPAQFDASPYVTEQFEATSADGTRVPYFVVRRRDMQMNGQNPTLLYAYGGFQLSQVPTYNAFIGRLWLDQGGTYVLANIRGGGEFGPAWHDAGLLTNRQRIYDDFYAVERDLVDRNITSPRRLGISGRSNGGLLMGVMLNQHPEMVHAAIIGSPLLDMLRYDQLLAGASWVGEYGSPNIPEQRAFLETITPYQNLRARPDFPTVFIYTSTKDDRVHPGHARKYGARLDELGIRYLYYENTDGGHQANANLREAARRRTLEYMYLTQRLID encoded by the coding sequence ATGAAGATCGCTTCGCTGGCGCAGGCACTGGGTATTTCGTTGGCGCTGACGGCGTGTGCATCGCCGGGGCCGACTGCGCCGACAGCGCCGCAACAAACCGCGACAGCGGCCGATCCCTATCTCTGGCTCGAAGATGTTGAAGGCGAGCGCGCCTTGGCGTGGGTGCATCAACAGAACGATCGCTCGCTGCCGGTGCTGGAAAACGATCCGCGCTATGCGGCGCGGCTTGAGGCGGCGCTGGAAGTTGCACAGAGCCGTGACCGGTTGCCACTCGGCCAAGTGCGCGGCGGCTATCTCTATAATTTCTGGCAGGACCCAGACCATGTGCGCGGAATCTGGCGGCGCGCGCGGCTCGATGGTTACGCAGCCAACAATCCGCGCTGGGAAACGGTGCTCGATATCGATGCGCTGGCGCGTGAGGAGAACGCGAACTGGGTCTATCAGAGCGCCGACTGCGATCCGTCCGGCGTGCGCTGCATGGTCTCGCTTTCGAATGGCGGCCTCGACGCTTCGACCGATCGCGAATTTGACCTGCAGACGCGCCGCTTCGTTGAGGGCGGCTTTGTCGTGCCGGAGGCCAAGTCCAACATTGGCTGGTTGGATCGCGACACGCTGCTCGTCGCCACCAATTGGGGCGAAGGTTCGCTGACTGAGTCCGGCTATCCCTACGTGCTGAAGGCTTGGCGCCGGGGCACGCCGCTTTCGAGCGCGACGGAAATCCTGCGCGGCGAAGCGAGCGACGTTTCGATTGCAGTCGCGACATTCGAGGACGAGAGCAACGACCACATCGCGATCGCGGTCGAGGGCGAGACGTTCTTTGAAACGGTGTTTTCGCTGATCACGCCGCAAGGTCCGCAACGGCTGACGCTGCCGCGCAAATCTTCGATCCGCGACTTCTCGCATGACCGCCTGATCGTCACCATCGAACAGGAATGGACAATTGGCGGGCGCACCTATCCAAACGGTTCACTGTTGGCGATCCCGCTGGCGACGGCGACGTCGGCAACGCCGGCGATCGAGGTGATCTTCTCACCGAACGCACGCCAATCGATCGAAGAGGTGCAAGCCACGCGCGATGCGGTGCTGGTTGCGGGCTTCGACAATGTCCGAGGACGTCTGCAGCGCTTCACGTTCGCCAACGGCCAGTGGACCGGCGCACAGATCGAGGTGCCGCCAACCGGCGTGGTGCACATCGCCGGTGCGTCCACCAGTGACACGCGTGCATTCGCGACGTTCGAGGACTTTCTGACGCCATCGACGCTCTATGCGCTGAACGGCGCCCGGATGCGTTCGGTGCGATCGTTGCCGGCCCAGTTCGACGCCTCGCCCTACGTGACCGAGCAGTTCGAAGCGACGAGCGCGGACGGCACGCGCGTGCCCTATTTCGTGGTGCGCCGGCGCGATATGCAGATGAACGGGCAGAACCCGACGCTGCTCTACGCCTATGGCGGCTTCCAGCTTTCACAGGTGCCGACATACAACGCCTTCATTGGCCGGCTCTGGCTCGATCAAGGCGGCACGTATGTGCTCGCGAACATTCGTGGCGGCGGCGAGTTCGGCCCGGCTTGGCACGATGCGGGCCTGCTGACGAACCGCCAGCGCATCTATGACGATTTCTACGCGGTCGAACGCGATTTGGTGGATCGCAACATCACCTCGCCGCGCAGGCTCGGGATTTCCGGCCGCTCGAATGGCGGCTTGCTGATGGGTGTGATGCTCAACCAGCATCCGGAAATGGTGCACGCCGCGATCATCGGTTCGCCGCTGCTCGATATGCTGCGTTATGACCAATTGCTGGCAGGCGCTTCATGGGTGGGCGAATACGGTTCGCCGAACATTCCCGAGCAACGCGCGTTCCTGGAAACGATCACGCCCTACCAGAACCTGCGCGCACGGCCGGACTTCCCGACCGTGTTCATCTACACATCGACGAAAGATGACCGCGTTCACCCAGGCCATGCTCGCAAGTACGGCGCGCGCTTGGACGAGCTGGGCATTCGCTATCTCTATTACGAAAACACCGACGGCGGTCACCAAGCCAACGCCAACCTGCGCGAAGCCGCGCGCCGGCGGACGCTCGAGTACATGTATCTAACGCAGCGCCTCATCGATTAA
- a CDS encoding polyprenyl synthetase family protein, with protein sequence MSQIEARIKETAERVNLALENLLPAEQGSEVRLIGAIRYAALGGGKRLRPFFTIEAGRIFDADEGSLLRAACAIECVHAYSLAHDDLPAMDDDDLRRGRPTLHRQYDEATAILAGDALLTFAFELMAEPATHSDPQMRCKLISGLAKASGAQGMVAGQAADMAGADIGSDLIAVTRMNRQKTGALINFAVDAGALIGGASEAEKTALSRYAHDVGLAFQMRDDLLDAEGVVRDTGKAVGKDKARGKVNFVTVLGADATRDRINMLANQAKAHLSVFGSRARILLDAVDFIVDRRY encoded by the coding sequence ATGTCTCAAATTGAAGCGCGTATCAAAGAAACCGCAGAGCGGGTGAACTTGGCTCTCGAGAATCTGCTCCCGGCTGAGCAGGGCAGTGAGGTGCGCCTCATTGGGGCAATCCGTTACGCCGCGCTCGGAGGCGGCAAGCGCCTGCGCCCTTTCTTCACAATCGAGGCCGGCCGCATCTTCGACGCTGACGAGGGCTCACTTCTGCGCGCCGCCTGCGCCATCGAATGTGTCCACGCCTACAGCCTTGCACATGACGATCTCCCGGCGATGGACGACGACGATCTGCGCCGTGGCCGCCCGACGCTGCACCGCCAGTATGACGAAGCCACCGCCATTCTCGCCGGTGACGCGCTGCTGACCTTCGCCTTCGAACTCATGGCCGAACCCGCCACACACTCCGATCCGCAAATGCGCTGCAAGTTGATCTCGGGGCTCGCTAAAGCCTCGGGCGCACAGGGCATGGTGGCTGGGCAGGCCGCCGACATGGCCGGCGCCGATATCGGCTCGGATCTCATCGCCGTGACGCGCATGAACCGTCAAAAGACCGGCGCGCTGATCAATTTCGCTGTCGACGCCGGCGCGCTGATCGGCGGCGCATCTGAAGCGGAAAAAACCGCACTCTCACGCTACGCCCACGATGTCGGGCTCGCTTTCCAGATGCGCGATGACCTCCTGGATGCAGAAGGCGTCGTGCGCGACACCGGCAAAGCCGTCGGCAAGGACAAAGCGCGCGGCAAGGTCAACTTCGTCACCGTGCTCGGCGCCGACGCCACGCGCGACCGCATCAACATGCTCGCCAATCAGGCCAAGGCCCACCTTAGCGTTTTCGGCTCGCGCGCCCGCATCCTGCTCGACGCCGTCGATTTCATCGTCGATCGCCGGTACTAG